In one Hoplias malabaricus isolate fHopMal1 chromosome X1, fHopMal1.hap1, whole genome shotgun sequence genomic region, the following are encoded:
- the LOC136675348 gene encoding endophilin-B1-like isoform X2, with product MEFSVRRLAADAGTLFSRAVQFTEEKLGQAERTELDAHLENLLGRADTTKHWTEKIMRQTEVLLQPNPNVRMEEFLYEKLDRKVPTRANNHELLGESLIDAGHEFGPGTAYGSALIKCGETEKQLGSAEKEFIHSSAINFLTPFRNFIEGDYRTISKERKLLQIKRLDLDAAKTRLKKARVADARSAELNSSPLLGEEYVAHFSYFFSFLHVKWLKAEMELRIAQSEFDRQAEITRLLLEGISSTHAHHLRCLNDFVDAQASYYAQCYQYMVNLQKQLGSLPSIFCSNNNAPAASSSASISIAPPTLTPAMTPALTQGQASPSLNELRGSTGPRRARVLYDYDAASSSELSLLADEVITVSSVPGMDSDWLMGERGHQKGKVPITYLELLN from the exons TTCACTGAGGAGAAGCTCGGCCAGGCCGAGAGAACCGAGCTTGATGCTCACCTGGAGAACCTGCTCGGCCGAGCCGACACCACTAAACACTGGACAGAGAAAAtcatgagacagacagaggtgtTGCTGCAGCCAAATCCCA ATGTCCGGATGGAGGAGTTTCTTTATGAAAAGCTTGACAGAAAAGTCCCCACGCGAGCAAATAATCACGAGCTGCTGGGGGAGAGTCTGATTGATGCCGGACACGAGTTTGGTCCTGGAACAGCATATG GTAGTGCTCTGATTAAAtgtggagagacagagaagcaGCTGGGCAGCGCTGAGAAAGAGTTCATCCACAGCTCCGCCATCAACTTCCTCACTCCTTTCAGGAACTTCATTGAAGGAGATTACAGAACCATCTCT AAAGAGCGAAAGCTACTGCAGATTAAGCGTCTGGACCTGGACGCAGCTAAGACCAGGCTGAAGAAGGCCAGAGTAGCCGATGCTCGATCAGCT GAGCTAAACTCCAGTCCTCTGCTGGGAGAGGAGTATGTGGCTCACTTTTCTTACTTTTTCAGCTTCTTGCATGTGAAGTGGCTGAAG GCAGAGATGGAGTTGAGGATAGCGCAGAGTGAGTTTGATCGCCAGGCTGAGATCACCAGGCTCTTACTGGAGGGAATCAGCAGCACTCAC GCTCATCACCTGCGCtgtctgaatgactttgttgaTGCTCAGGCATCATATTATGCTCAGTGTTATCAGTACATGGTCAATCTGCAGAAACAGCTCGGCAG CTTGCCGTCCATATTTTGCTCCAATAATAATGCTCCCGCAGCGAGTTCCTCTGCAAGTATCTCCATTGCTCCACCCACTCTGACCCCGGCGATGACCCCTGCACTGACTCAGGGGCAGGCGTCTCCGAGTCTGAATGAGCTCCGCGGGTCGACGGGTCCTCGACGAGCTCGGGTTCTGTATGACTACGATGCAGCCAGCAGCTCAGAACTCTCTCTGCTCGCAGATGAG GTAATCACAGTGAGCAGTGTCCCGGGGATGGATTCTGATTGGTTGATGGGCGAGCGAGGCCATCAGAAAGGAAAAGTGCCAATTACATACCTGGAGCTTCTTAACTGA
- the LOC136675348 gene encoding endophilin-B1-like isoform X1, with the protein MEFSVRRLAADAGTLFSRAVQFTEEKLGQAERTELDAHLENLLGRADTTKHWTEKIMRQTEVLLQPNPNVRMEEFLYEKLDRKVPTRANNHELLGESLIDAGHEFGPGTAYGSALIKCGETEKQLGSAEKEFIHSSAINFLTPFRNFIEGDYRTISKERKLLQIKRLDLDAAKTRLKKARVADARSAAEMELRIAQSEFDRQAEITRLLLEGISSTHAHHLRCLNDFVDAQASYYAQCYQYMVNLQKQLGSLPSIFCSNNNAPAASSSASISIAPPTLTPAMTPALTQGQASPSLNELRGSTGPRRARVLYDYDAASSSELSLLADEVITVSSVPGMDSDWLMGERGHQKGKVPITYLELLN; encoded by the exons TTCACTGAGGAGAAGCTCGGCCAGGCCGAGAGAACCGAGCTTGATGCTCACCTGGAGAACCTGCTCGGCCGAGCCGACACCACTAAACACTGGACAGAGAAAAtcatgagacagacagaggtgtTGCTGCAGCCAAATCCCA ATGTCCGGATGGAGGAGTTTCTTTATGAAAAGCTTGACAGAAAAGTCCCCACGCGAGCAAATAATCACGAGCTGCTGGGGGAGAGTCTGATTGATGCCGGACACGAGTTTGGTCCTGGAACAGCATATG GTAGTGCTCTGATTAAAtgtggagagacagagaagcaGCTGGGCAGCGCTGAGAAAGAGTTCATCCACAGCTCCGCCATCAACTTCCTCACTCCTTTCAGGAACTTCATTGAAGGAGATTACAGAACCATCTCT AAAGAGCGAAAGCTACTGCAGATTAAGCGTCTGGACCTGGACGCAGCTAAGACCAGGCTGAAGAAGGCCAGAGTAGCCGATGCTCGATCAGCT GCAGAGATGGAGTTGAGGATAGCGCAGAGTGAGTTTGATCGCCAGGCTGAGATCACCAGGCTCTTACTGGAGGGAATCAGCAGCACTCAC GCTCATCACCTGCGCtgtctgaatgactttgttgaTGCTCAGGCATCATATTATGCTCAGTGTTATCAGTACATGGTCAATCTGCAGAAACAGCTCGGCAG CTTGCCGTCCATATTTTGCTCCAATAATAATGCTCCCGCAGCGAGTTCCTCTGCAAGTATCTCCATTGCTCCACCCACTCTGACCCCGGCGATGACCCCTGCACTGACTCAGGGGCAGGCGTCTCCGAGTCTGAATGAGCTCCGCGGGTCGACGGGTCCTCGACGAGCTCGGGTTCTGTATGACTACGATGCAGCCAGCAGCTCAGAACTCTCTCTGCTCGCAGATGAG GTAATCACAGTGAGCAGTGTCCCGGGGATGGATTCTGATTGGTTGATGGGCGAGCGAGGCCATCAGAAAGGAAAAGTGCCAATTACATACCTGGAGCTTCTTAACTGA